catcaaaaacggccaCCAGTCTCAAAAAAAACGggcgacggcgtcaaaaacgggcgctggcatcaaaaatgagacactggcatcaaaaacgagacgccggcaccgtttcgtgaatttttcgacgcaaatggcgcaaattcgcccatcactactcgacaggtctgagatgccggattttcagatttgaacttttccatcctcggggtttaataaattccaaaggaatcatcatttttttaaaagtctgattttataaaaatttaataacaaatttttcgtgatttttgcattcggagtttagtagataacccccccTAGTGTTTTCATTTGTTACAAGGACAAAGTTCATTACACGTTTATGATTATTTGTTCTGAAACAATATGTAAAACAACATATTGATTATGTATATCCAGAAACTTGCTAAAAGACTATTGTTTTAAAAAGATGAAGGCACTACTCAGCTGCCTtttcaaaattaccctagcaaccacacattgatttgaataaaagactgcaatataaataggagaggcctgaatagaaataaaaagtaacaataataatacatttgtagcctcatttttaagaaggggtcagtgaccccccatttgaaagctggaaagagtcagaagaagtaggctaataattcagaaattataaaaaaagaaaaaatgaaggccagttgaaatgtggcaaccacccctttaagcaaatgctgctttcaataggaattgtttttacaaatatctttaaaagcactgaacgtgtttaataaatgtgtattggaaagttgcttagaatttcttttatatattttattttaaaggcaaatttttttttggggtggacTTGCCTCAATAATACTCTTTAAGATAACTGCATCAGTGGGTCTCTTCAATTCAGTAAATTCCAAGGTTTTGGGTATCCTCAGCATGTCCTATCATCATTCTCTTTGCTCCTACATATACActgtaataaatatagaaatatgtatAGGAGATAAATGTGGATACTCTTGCAAATGTATATAGGTTTGTCTAGATGTAATTAACGTGTATCTATGCAATCttggaatatacaggtatggaacctgttttccaggatgctcgggacctggggttttcccggataacggatatttctgtagtttggatcttcataccttaagtctactagaaaatcatgtaaccattataCCTAATCgcctgattttgcttccaataaggataaattatatcatgTGGGGGaagatttaataaagggcaaagtggctaatgctaataacaattcgctagcgttacctcCCGCAGGGACATCGCAGATTCACTGATTcgcaaattcgctagcaaaagagactggcACTAGCGGTCATTCTTACTCTATAACCAGGCGACTGTTCGCTTTGATGAAAAGTCGTTactccccaaattcactaaagtgcagattttactgaacgttacctctttcgccagagttgccttcaccacctcaggccaggcgaagtgcactggaatgcatagatcttcctcatcttctgttacttacattatattctgtgagccgaaaatgcatcaaagtccaaaaaacgctactgtcttttccttttttcagcctgattgcctgcaaaatacCTAacttgggtaaccggttttctccatacatttgcaaacatatggaacattaattttacagtgaccacatgtgtagggcattagaactctattgtctttattaaggttccctggacatgtgtttttaaaagtataatttgtaagtacataaagacgtccatacaactttaaatttcctgccccatgcaaattgacctgagcgttAGATCCCttgcaaagtttcgctaggcagaaatgaacgccagcacatcttcactatcaaatgctcgaagtaacattagcgaaaagtcgccagagtttgGCGCCCATGGCGAAActctggattttagtgaattagggtagtctgagcacatttgcgcctgccgaagtgtagcgatgggcgCGAAGCGGTagcaggcgacaattcgccctttagtaaatctgccccttagttgggatcaagtacaaggtagtgttttattaatacagagaaaaaggaaatcaattttaaaaagtttaattattattattatgggagatggcctttctataattctgagctttctggataacgggtctccggATACCTGATCCCATACTTGACTGGCTGCTTTTAGCAGTTTCCTGATTGTTGAAAAAATTATTACGTGCTTATTTTGAGTTGGTTAAAAATAAAGTGGCTGTGTAATGTTGTCTTTTCAATGGGCCCAATagtttattatgttattatgtcaTATCCTTTGATGAAGGTATTTCATTGTGTACAAACTTGATTCACACTTGCTAAACATGTCATGTGGTACACCAGAATAAAGTCATGTGGTACACCAGAATAAAGTCATGTGGTACACCAGAATAAAGTCATGTGGTACACCAGAATAAAGATGGGAGAGGTTACCTAACACTGTTTAGGCTttgttcttctttcttctgttttaTTCACATTTGAAGCAGGTACAATGAACATTGAACAGAAAGGGCAAGTTTGTTTATTAGGTATTCTGACACACTGCATCATTTTTATTGAGCTTGTGTGTTACCGTTAGACTCTGAAACTTCGGACGTACAGTAACAAAAACAAGCCTAGACACATGATTGGATTTGGAAACAAAAATGTTGctgtctttgtttttctttgaatATGTTGTTCTTTATGTTGATGTTCGTGTAGATATACTGCTATAGTaaatctcatttataaacacagggcacatttgcaccgaaaggcagtaacccatagcaaccaatcaagaaatagctttttttttagccagctggaAGTAgaacttggttgctatgggttactgcctaggtgcaaatgtgccctgtgtttataaatgagatttACTATTGCAGTATATCTACactagaggggttatttatctcaatatcggctgctacaaactcagatctaagccgctcgggtttttaacgtttatttattattacattttccgaaaatcacctttgcgggaaaagctccgattttcaagattttttcgtgaattttccctgaaaactctgaatttttcgaagttttctccctgaaagctcagaaaaaattgtgaaattgccccaaaaatcaatgggactgttcccatcgacttctatgcaacctcgactggtttgagatgccgtgtttttatatttgggctttttagccctcggggtttaataaattctgaaaaatttgtgatttttttaaaagcctattataacacaaaaaaatcacgaattattcggatttcggggaattttcggtattcggagcttagtaaataaccccctaacattcAATAGATGTATTAGGGGTAGATAAGCAACACTCCTGCCAGCAGTACTAAGTACTGGGGGTGAtgaataaacactgggcaaattggcagctaggcagtaacccatagcaaccaatcaagaaATAGTTTTTCAGACAGCTGGAAGTAAAccttggttgctaagggttacggcctaggtgcaaatgtgccctgtgtttatttatttatcagtaCTTAGTACTGCTGGCTGGAGTGTTGTTTTTCTACCCCTAGTAGAAAAACAATATAGGCatgcttttttcattttgtttttgtaatgaaATAAAGTCAGGAGGTAGAACATTTATTTCCAACATGTGGGCTGAGCGTTATTTCCTCGTAATGCTCCATTCTGCATTTAGAGCTGTAGTTTTGGAAAGATGGCAGATCAGCAGCTTGTTTTGTAGTCAAACACGGCCAATGTTAACAATATTTTTTCATGTGTTTATTATCTAGCCAGAAGAAAATGACTGTCCCTTAATGACCATAAGTGCGCTAACAGGTAGGTATAATATAATGACGAAATCCCGACACCTTGATTCTGCAGAGCAATTGCATGTTTTGGTAAATTATTTTACACAGTCATTATACAGGCGCAAttaggggcgatcctgcccaatttgccgcccgaggtggccttcatttttgccgccccccgCCTCTTACCTTCAGCGCCGGAcaggtccacgtcgctagtgcaattgcgctctctgcactagaagagccgaatttccgggttgaaaaacggaaatttggctcttagttaccaggagcgtcaTTTTTGCCGTCATTttgtgcctcaactcgcctcattggcggagcgccccatGGTGCAATTATGCTGGCATTGTGGGGAAACCTCTGCACtcctaaatgagccctatagtgttTTAACTGGTGTAAACTGATTTTTCTGGTAGTCTTATTACTGAACAGCATGCATCTATGCTCTTCCCTTTTAagggagaattaaaccctaaacattaatatagctaaaaatgccatattttatatactgaatgtattgcaccagcttctcaatagcagcaatgatccaggacgtcaaacttgtcacaaggagTCCCCATCTtcgaaaatgtctgtgacactcacaagctcagtgggctctgagcgactgttgagaagctaagcttaggggtcgtcacaaattatcaaacagaaaatgaggtttgtctgtaatatatatatatatatatatatatatatatatatatatatatatatatatatatatatatatatatatatatatatatatatatatatatatatatataagctgatgctatagggctaattattaaattctgatgctagttgcactagttatgtgttgccatgtagtcattatctgtatttattactaatcagcctttattgtgacatttatattctatgtgtactgtatattgtgagtgggtccctaagctcagtaagtgacagcagcacagagcatgtgcagtgaatcagcaggaaagaagatggggagctactggggcatctttggagacacagatctttactgctaaagggctgtggttgccttgggctggtacagaagcagtgtcggactgggccggcgggacaccggtaAAAAACCCGGttggccccgggctcttgtgtgcaatgctggcccagatccgcttcttaGTGGAGCGCCGCAACCTCACTTTGTTGGGGTTGCGGTACCCGGCACCACGCATACGCGATGCAGCATGCGGCCACGCCGGAGCAGGGCCCTGGGTCAGTAGCtacggtgggccccaagccctccagtccaaccctgtacagaagcacaaaacataatgtaaaacatttctagcctacttctttagttaagctttagttctcctttaaagattcacATTAAGTTAAATTCAACATTGCTCAGTGTTTTCTTCCATATTTCattgaaatagttttacttacaggTTTATCCAGGATCAATAACGTGTGCCAAGAAAGCAGCGAGAATTGCAACTTAGCCCCAACTATAAGCGATATTCTGAATGATGAGGATCTGCTGTACATTCTGAAGCTGAAGCTTGATCCTTGCCACCCAACCGTAAAGAACTGGAGAAACTTTGCCAGCAAGTGGGGAATGAGTTACGATGAATTGTGTTTCCTGGAGCAGAAGCAACAAAGTCCCACAATTGGATTTTTATTACGGAACAGTGAAAGGACAGTGGAGCAACTGATTGACCTGTGCAAGCTTTATCAAAGGGCTGATGTCCAGAAGGTGTtatcaaaatgggtaaatgtggATTGGCCAATGAGAGTATATAAAAAACCACAAGAGCAGTGTATATCATGAAATCATTTGGACTACTGACACACAGCAGTGTAAATTAGAAGAATGCTCCTTTCCACTGACAGGGTGTTGGGCTACTCTCACTGTACTTGTACCATCTCTCCACCAGGATGATTCTCACTAGCACCATACTGTGATCTTCAGTATTTGCTAGAACATTAAGCATAAATcacattgtattttttataagAAAGAACAGACATGGactttgtggtgtttatacaaatggcctgcaggtgtcactgtgcacaagagttatactgtctacatagtactttctatactgctaaaAACCAGTTGAGGTtaatgttgaagtgtaatggctgcatgaacctgctaataaagcactgttatactctactcatcctcggctatcaAAACATAACAGACTTCATACTTTTTCATAGCTCTGATCTAGTATAAAGCATTTGCGTTGCTCACAGTAAGTATAGAATCTTGCATCAGTATAACTTGTATGTGGTTCAGCTAAAGCAGTTTTGGGATCAAGCGTAAGTACACAGAAGCAGATAACTGAAGTCTGACTGaatgtcttttttcaatttattttctaattattaCAATGGGGCAGCCCGATCTTcaa
The genomic region above belongs to Xenopus laevis strain J_2021 chromosome 5L, Xenopus_laevis_v10.1, whole genome shotgun sequence and contains:
- the edaradd.L gene encoding ectodysplasin-A receptor-associated adapter protein, producing the protein MASEEPPSDNHEPKEPVEDTEPSTLPYETTETYPLQDTGLPKDECLIPTENIDDFDETSTSDSDRIKQPEENDCPLMTISALTGLSRINNVCQESSENCNLAPTISDILNDEDLLYILKLKLDPCHPTVKNWRNFASKWGMSYDELCFLEQKQQSPTIGFLLRNSERTVEQLIDLCKLYQRADVQKVLSKWVNVDWPMRVYKKPQEQCIS